One genomic region from Rosa rugosa chromosome 1, drRosRugo1.1, whole genome shotgun sequence encodes:
- the LOC133726401 gene encoding DExH-box ATP-dependent RNA helicase DExH18, mitochondrial produces MARGPVSSLFRIYGSKKNISRFRVLIWNQYDRSVSPKFTYFPALEVQNRSFSTSLVDPVRVRLSSENPKSVGWDSVFVKPFSTGVEDGDEDVSDSRTVVDDFDADVGKIVEFEVPSENKEYIWSESDDDVDSENEAVISDSMVEELGSGDDNVSSVKAVSFQHVASRDPVELYRELCDNEKGAKQTRSDWETLQETFRYFGNSGWATDQALAIYIGRSFFPNAVYKFRSFFFKKCSADVAKYVVSLGPSDEAVKFLFPLFVEYCLEEFPDEIKRFRGMIASADLTKPHTWFPFARAMKRKIVYHCGPTNSGKTFNALQRFMEAKRGIYCSPLRLLAMEVFDKVNALGVYCSLHTGQEKKFVPFSNHAACTVEMVSTDEMYDVAVIDEIQMMADPCRGFAWTRAVLGLKADEIHLCGDPSVLNVVRKICSETGDELYEQHYERFKPLVVEAKTLLGDLKNVRSGDCVVAFSRREVFEVKIAIEKHTNHRCCVIYGALPPETRRQQANLFNDQDNEYDVLVSTDAVGMGLNLNIRRVVFYSLAKYNGDKVLPVPASQVKQIAGRAGRRGSIYPDGLTTTLNLDDLDYLIECLKQPFDEVKKVGLFPFYEQVELFAGQLSNITFCQLLEKFGENCRLDGSYFLCRHDHIKKVANMLQKIQALSLEDRFNFCFAPVNIRDPKAMFHLLKFASSYSQNLPVNIAMGMPTGSARNDKELLDLETKHQVLSMYMWLSNHFKEETFPYVKKAEAMATDIAELLGQSLANANWKPESRQASKPQRKEDSHERPLSRIKLYQKNRHDQSVNSVHSEKVAA; encoded by the exons ATGGCTAGAGGCCCTGTAAGTTCCCTTTTTCGAATTTATGGTTCTAAGAAAAACATAtctaggtttagggttttgatctGGAATCAATATGACCGCTCTGTATCACCAAAGTTCACATATTTTCCTGCTTTAGAGGTCCAAAATCGTTCATTTTCTACGAGTTTAGTGGACCCAGTTCGTGTTAGGTTATCTTCAGAGAACCCAAAATCTGTGGGGTGGGATAGTGTTTTTGTTAAGCCATTCTCTACTGGTGTGGAAGATGGGGATGAGGATGTGAGTGATAGTAGAACAGTGGTTGATGATTTTGATGCGGATGTGGGGAAGATTGTTGAGTTTGAGGTTCCGAGTGAGAATAAGGAATATATTTGGTCGGAATCAGATGATGATGTTGATAGTGAGAATGAGGCTGTTATTAGTGATTCAATGGTGGAAGAGTTGGGAAGTGGTGATGACAATGTGAGTTCAGTGAAAGCGGTGAGCTTTCAGCACGTTGCGTCGCGCGACCCTGTTGAGTTGTATAGGGAGCTTTGTGATAATGAGAAGGGTGCAAAGCAGACACGGAGTGATTGGGAGACTCTTCAAGAGACGTTCCGGTATTTTGGAAATTCGGGTTGGGCGACTGATCAGGCTCTTGCAATATACATTGGCAGATCATTTTTTCCCAATGCTGTGTATAAGTTTCGGAGCTTTTTCTTCAAGAAGTGTTCTGCTGATGTTGCCAAGTATGTGGTGTCCCTTGGTCCATCTGATGAAGCAGTTAagtttttgtttcctttgtttgTTGAATATTGTTTAGAAGAGTTTCCTGATGAGATCAAGCGCTTTCGTGGTATGATTGCATCCGCGGATCTCACGAAGCCCCATACTTGGTTTCCATTTGCACGGGCTATGAAGCGTAAGATAGTTTATCACTGTGGTCCAACCAATAGTGGGAAAACTTTCAATGCCTTGCAACGGTTTATGGAAGCAAAGAGGGGTATCTATTGCAGTCCTCTGAGATTATTGGCTATGGAAGTCTTTGACAAAGTAAATGCGCTTGGGGTGTATTGTAGTCTTCACACAGGGCAAGAAAAGAAATTTGTCCCATTCTCAAACCATGCTGCTTGTACAGTGGAAATGGTGTCAACCGACGAAATGTATGATGTTGCTGTCATTGATGAGATTCAGATGATGGCAGATCCATGTAGAGGTTTTGCATGGACGCGAGCAGTACTTGGCTTAAAGGCTGATGAGATACATTTGTGTGGAGATCCAAGCGTTCTCAATGTTGTTCGAAAGATCTGTTCAGAGACTGGTGATGAGTTGTATGAGCAGCATTATGAGAGGTTTAAGCCATTAGTGGTTGAAGCAAAAACGCTATTGGGAGATCTTAAAAATGTTAGGTCTGGAGACTGTGTGGTTGCTTTTTCAAGAAGAGAGGTATTTGAGGTTAAAATTGCAATTGAAAAACACACCAACCACCGCTGCTGTGTTATTTATGGTGCCTTGCCGCCAGAAACTCGTAGACAGCAAGCAAATTTATTTAATGATCAAGATAATGAATATGATGTTCTGGTTTCTACTGATGCGGTGGGAATGGGTCTGAATCTTAATATTAGGAGGGTTGTATTCTATAGTCTTGCAAAATACAATGGTGACAAAGTTCTCCCAGTTCCAGCATCTCAGGTGAAGCAGATTGCTGGAAGAGCTGGTCGGAGAGGAAGTATCTATCCAGATGGACTTACTACCACATTGAATTTAGATGATCTGGATTACTTGATTGAGTGTCTAAAGCAGCCTTTTGATGAAGTTAAGAAAGTGGGCTTGTTTCCTTTCTACGAGCAGGTTGAGCTATTTGCAGGGCAACTTTCTAACATTACGTTCTGCCAGCTACTTGAAAAATTTGGTGAAAATTGCCGCCTGGATGGGTCATACTTCTTGTGTCGACATGATCATATAAAGAAGGTTGCAAATATGTTACAGAAGATTCAGGCACTATCTCTGGAGGATCGTTTTAACTTCTGTTTTGCCCCAGTAAATATAAGAGACCCAAAAGCTATGTTCCATCTTCTAAAGTTCGCTTCATCATATAGCCAGAATCTCCCTGTCAATATTGCTATGGGCATGCCAACGGGTTCTGCTCGTAATGATAAGGAACTCTTGGATCTCGAGACTAAGCATCAAGTGTTGTCTATGTATATGTGGTTGTCAAACCACTTCAAGGAAGAAACTTTTCCATACGTGAAGAAGGCTGAAGCAATGGCAACAGATATTGCTGAATTGCTGGGTCAGTCTCTAGCCAACGCTAACTGGAAACCAGAATCAAGGCAGGCATCAAAGCCTCAACGGAAGGAAGATAGTCATGAAAGGCCATTGTCACGCATCAAACTGTATCAGAA GAACAGGCATGACCAGTCTGTAAATTCTGTGCACTCAGAGAAGGTAGCTGCTTAG